The following are encoded together in the Lathyrus oleraceus cultivar Zhongwan6 chromosome 3, CAAS_Psat_ZW6_1.0, whole genome shotgun sequence genome:
- the LOC127128671 gene encoding phosphatidylinositol 4-kinase gamma 7 gives MYPDLDTCLHDEMAAATFKGPPSECSGNKKMERKPSGRRRVFVQTETGCVLGMELERSDNAHTVKRKLQVAFNVPTEESSLICGDTVLKNDLSVVRNDSPLLLTRNFLHRSSSTPCLSPTGRDLQLRDQSGPIEIIGRSDMLSGTKELVKDITMAIKGGVEPIRIQSGLGGAYYFRNIYGENVAIVKPTDEEPYAPNNPKGFVGKALGQPGLKRSVRVGETGFREVAAYLLDHDHFANVPSTALVKVTHTIFNVNDRVNGNMLLNKKQISKIASLQHYMPHDFDASDHGTSSFPVASVHRIGILDVRILNTDRHAGNLLVKKLDGLGRFDQVELFPIDHGLCLPENLEDPYFEWIHWPQASIPFSDDELKYIFQLDPFRESEMLRMELPMIREACLRVLVLCTLFLKEAAAFGLCLAEIGDMMSREFHCHDEEPSELELICIEAKKLLDHEDLSSFETQVGDKDATPFQLDCEDPESDKVLNIEEKPRVLLPSQLQMKNGNCRIELSKLEESVTEEEEEGDEYTNISKLSVLVKNAAINEKRSGSSVASSSGDNSVNELVTHSCFVKLTDMDEEKWNQFLENFQRLLIPAFVNCKEKKMKRQRQRLGASCKF, from the coding sequence ATGTATCCTGATTTGGATACATGTTTACATGACGAGATGGCGGCTGCAACCTTCAAAGGACCTCCTAGCGAATGTTCGGGGAATAAGAAAATGGAAAGAAAGCCTTCGGGTAGAAGACGTGTATTTGTTCAGACAGAAACCGGGTGTGTTCTTGGCATGGAATTAGAAAGGAGTGACAATGCGCACACTGTGAAGAGGAAATTACAGGTAGCATTCAATGTTCCGACTGAGGAAAGTTCACTTATATGTGGCGACACAGTCTTGAAAAATGATCTAAGTGTAGTTAGAAATGATTCTCCACTTCTTCTCACCAGGAACTTTTTACATAGGAGTTCATCTACCCCGTGCCTTTCACCGACCGGTAGGGATCTTCAACTTAGGGATCAGAGTGGACCAATTGAGATTATAGGTCGGTCGGATATGTTATCTGGAACTAAAGAACTGGTTAAGGATATCACGATGGCAATAAAAGGCGGTGTCGAACCAATCCGTATTCAGAGTGGATTAGGAGGTGCATATTATTTTAGAAACATTTATGGTGAAAACGTCGCAATTGTGAAACCAACTGATGAGGAACCTTATGCACCAAACAATCCGAAAGGTTTTGTCGGTAAAGCTCTCGGACAACCGGGTTTGAAAAGGTCGGTGAGGGTTGGGGAGACGGGATTCAGAGAAGTTGCAGCTTACCTTCTTGATCATGATCATTTTGCGAACGTGCCTTCTACTGCACTTGTCAAGGTTACACACACTATTTTTAATGTTAACGACAGGGTCAATGGTAATATGCTTCTTAACAAGAAGCAAATAAGCAAAATTGCGTCACTCCAACATTACATGCCTCACGATTTTGATGCAAGTGATCATGGAACTTCTAGTTTTCCTGTTGCTTCTGTTCATAGGATCGGAATTTTAGATGTACGCATCTTAAATACAGACAGACACGCAGGAAATCTTCTTGTCAAGAAGCTTGATGGGCTTGGAAGGTTTGATCAGGTCGAGCTTTTTCCTATCGATCATGGTCTTTGTCTACCTGAAAATTTGGAAGATCCTTATTTTGAATGGATCCATTGGCCTCAAGCTTCAATCCCTTTCTCCGATGATGAGCTGAAGTACATATTTCAACTAGACCCATTCCGGGAGTCAGAAATGCTTAGAATGGAGCTTCCAATGATTCGAGAAGCATGCTTGCGGGTTTTGGTCCTTTGTACTTTGTTCCTCAAAGAAGCAGCAGCCTTCGGTCTTTGTCTAGCTGAGATCGGCGATATGATGAGTAGGGAATTTCACTGTCACGATGAAGAACCTAGCGAGCTTGAGCTAATATGTATTGAGGCAAAGAAGCTATTAGATCATGAAGATTTATCATCTTTTGAAACACAAGTAGGAGACAAAGATGCGACCCCTTTTCAGTTAGATTGCGAGGATCCGGAATCTGATAAAGTCTTAAATATAGAAGAGAAGCCAAGAGTGTTATTACCATCTCAATTACAAATGAAAAACGGAAACTGTAGAATTGAACTTTCTAAACTAGAAGAGAGTGTAACGGAGGAGGAGGAAGAAGGCGATGAATATACTAATATTTCAAAGCTATCCGTGTTGGTGAAAAACGCAGCAATCAATGAAAAAAGAAGTGGCTCTTCGGTTGCGAGTTCTTCTGGAGATAATAGTGTGAATGAGTTGGTTACACATTCATGTTTTGTGAAGCTGACAGATATGGATGAAGAGAAGTGGAACCAGTTTCTTGAGAATTTTCAAAGGTTATTAATCCCAGCTTTTGTTAACTgtaaagaaaagaaaatgaagaGGCAGAGACAGAGACTTGGAGCCTCATGCAAATTTTAG
- the LOC127128670 gene encoding uncharacterized protein LOC127128670: MKFIFILLSTLLLGCLLVMNVQRNTSTMVVSDGEWNKNKFEMNEITVISAQKEPFERTIGASHMRKLGFGTLMHHEEKSVDSKNIEKGETSKISGKENGGLNKSFRSLFQLQKSDVHEKHMILRRKVSLRDDVPIKGRSEKSSRHEQDIDAAKEIESLMYKDYNNKGKPSHRPPINNP; encoded by the exons ATGAAGTTCATCTTCATATTACTCTCAACCCTTTTACTAGGATGTCTCTTGGTTATGAATGTCCAAAGGAACACATCAACAATGGTTGTTTCAG ACGGAGAATGGAACAAAAACAAGTTTGAGATGAATGAAATTACCGTCATATCTGCTCAAAAG GAACCTTTTGAGAGAACTATTGGAGCTTCTCATATGAGAAAGTTAGGATTTGGAACTCTCATGCATCATGAAGAAAAAAGTGTGGATTCTAAGAATATTGAAAAAGGAGAAACTTCAAAGATTTCAG GTAAGGAGAATGGTGGTTTGAACAAGTCTTTCAGAAGCTTATTCCAATTGCAAAAGAGTGATGTTCATGAG AAGCATATGATACTGAGGCGAAAGGTATCTTTGAGAGATGATGTGCCAATTAAGGGTAGGTCAGAGAAATCATCAAGGCATGAACAAGATATTGATGCTGCAAAAGAGATTGAAAGCCTCATGTATAAGGATTATAATAATAAGGGAAAGCCATCACATAGGCCACCTATCAATAATCCTTAG